Proteins encoded by one window of Carettochelys insculpta isolate YL-2023 chromosome 10, ASM3395843v1, whole genome shotgun sequence:
- the TM4SF4 gene encoding transmembrane 4 L6 family member 4 isoform X2, producing the protein MCSGGCAKCLGITLIPLAVLCTLANILLFFPGGQVAKQNDHITDEVWYFGGILGSGVLMIFPALVFLGLKNNDCCGCCGNESCGKRFAMFTSIIFAAVGFVGAGYCFIVSAVALNKGPKCQTGMAWNYPFENGNYLNNNTMWSTCTAPPHIVPWNLTLFSLLLIMSGIQAVLCAIQVVNGLFGTICGDCTCCGCCGDNGAV; encoded by the exons ATGTGCTCTGGAGGTTGTGCCAAGTGCCTGGGAATCACCCTCATTCCTCTGGCTGTGCTATGTACTCTAGCTAACATTTTGCTGTTTTTTCCTGGGGGACAAGTTGCCAAACAAAATGACCACATCACAGATGAAGTTTGGTACTTTGGAGGGATCTTGGGATCCGGTGTATTG ATGATCTTTCCTGCCTTGGTATTTTTGGGCCTTAAGAATAACGACTGTTGTGGATGCTGTGGTAATGAAAGCTGTGGGAAGAGGTTCGCG ATGTTTACTTCTATAATATTTGCGGCAGTTGGATTTGTGGGAGCTGGATACTGCTTCATTGTGTCAGCAGTTGCTCTAAATAAAGGCCCTAAGTGCCAAACTGGTATGGCATGGAACTATCCATTTGAGAATGG GAATTATCTAAACAACAACACCATGTGGTCCACATGTACAGCACCTCCACACATTGTTCCCTGGAATTTGACCCTCTTCTCCTTGCTGCTGATAATGAGCGGTATTCAAGCAGTGCTTTGTGCCATTCAGGTTGTCAATGGACTCTTTGGAACAATCTGCGGGGACTGCACCTGTTGTGGATGCTGCGGG GATAATGGAGCTGTTTAA
- the TM4SF4 gene encoding transmembrane 4 L6 family member 4 isoform X1, which translates to MCSGGCAKCLGITLIPLAVLCTLANILLFFPGGQVAKQNDHITDEVWYFGGILGSGVLMIFPALVFLGLKNNDCCGCCGNESCGKRFAMFTSIIFAAVGFVGAGYCFIVSAVALNKGPKCQTGMAWNYPFENGNYLNNNTMWSTCTAPPHIVPWNLTLFSLLLIMSGIQAVLCAIQVVNGLFGTICGDCTCCGCCGVSKRVFSSWDCSN; encoded by the exons ATGTGCTCTGGAGGTTGTGCCAAGTGCCTGGGAATCACCCTCATTCCTCTGGCTGTGCTATGTACTCTAGCTAACATTTTGCTGTTTTTTCCTGGGGGACAAGTTGCCAAACAAAATGACCACATCACAGATGAAGTTTGGTACTTTGGAGGGATCTTGGGATCCGGTGTATTG ATGATCTTTCCTGCCTTGGTATTTTTGGGCCTTAAGAATAACGACTGTTGTGGATGCTGTGGTAATGAAAGCTGTGGGAAGAGGTTCGCG ATGTTTACTTCTATAATATTTGCGGCAGTTGGATTTGTGGGAGCTGGATACTGCTTCATTGTGTCAGCAGTTGCTCTAAATAAAGGCCCTAAGTGCCAAACTGGTATGGCATGGAACTATCCATTTGAGAATGG GAATTATCTAAACAACAACACCATGTGGTCCACATGTACAGCACCTCCACACATTGTTCCCTGGAATTTGACCCTCTTCTCCTTGCTGCTGATAATGAGCGGTATTCAAGCAGTGCTTTGTGCCATTCAGGTTGTCAATGGACTCTTTGGAACAATCTGCGGGGACTGCACCTGTTGTGGATGCTGCGGGGTAAGCAAACGTGTGTTCTCCTCATGGGATTGCAGTAACTGA